Part of the Kitasatospora sp. NBC_01266 genome, GCTCTGGCTGGCGATCAGGTGCCAGGCAGGGGCCGGGTGGTCGGCGTAGTCCAGTTCCAGGCAGGCGTGGTGGAGGCGCGCGTCACGCTCGGCCTGCCCAGTCGGGTCGGGTGCCGGAATCGTCTCGGTCTCGCCCATGTCGGCGTCGGCGTAGTCGGTGCACAGGTAGGTGGTGTGCTGGTCGTACGGTCCGGCGCTGGCGTGGCTGACGCCCTGGTGGTGGGCGAGGATCGAGTCGAGGAGTTCCTCGCCGCGCCAGCCGGCGGCGTCGTGGTCGTCGGGGAGCGGGATGCCGTAGAGGACGATGGCGCTGTTCCAGATGCCCATGGGGCTACCTCCGTCAAGTGGTGATGGTGGTGGGGTTACGGGTCTGCTGCTGGAGTGCGCGGAGTCGGTGGGCAAGTCCGCCGGCGGATCGGCGCTCCTGCTCGCGGTCGCGCCGGTCGTGCTCGGCCAGCCACAACAGGCGGTTGCGATCGCGGGGCTGGAGGCGTTTCGAGGCCTCGGTGATCAGCCGCTGCAGCTCTGCGCGTTCGGTGTCGGTGAGCGGCAGCGGAGTGCGCTGGGCGGTCACGACAGACCCGCCAGCTTCCGCAGGTCGCGGGCGATGCTCTCCAACGCCTGGTTGGTGTACTCCTCGTCATCGATCGGCTGCGGGATCCTGCTGGCCAACACGGTCTTTGAGGCCTGTGCGAGCACCGCGGCCGCAGCGGCGGTCCAGGCGGCCTGGATCGGCTCGCCGAGGTGCTCCCAGGCGGGCATGGGGCGGTCGTCGTGGGTGAGGCCGCCGGTCGCGGTGCCGTAGGCGGTGTAGGCGAGCTGAGCGGGGGTCTGGGCGGTCGTCATGACGGGTTGGTCCTCTCTGTGGGCTCGATGGCGAACAGGCCGGCGGCGGCGCGGCGGTGAAGCTCCTCGGCCTGGGCCTCGATCTCTGCCTCGAGCGCGCGGCCTTCGCTGTCGAGCGCCCAGACGATGGCGGCCACGGTGCCGATCAGGGTGTAGGCGGTCAGCGCGCGGATCAGCATGGGCAGGATCACGAGACTGCCCCGGTCGGGCTGTAGCCGGTGTGGGCGTCGGCGTCGATCGGGGTATAGCCGGTCCACGGCCAGTGGGTGCTCCAGCCCTGGCGCAGGTAGGTGGGCCAGGCGCGTTCGTCGCGGCCGCCGCGCCAGGGCAGTACGCGCCGGGCTCGCTCGTCCTGGGCGGAGCGCTCGTCCTCGACCGGGCGCAGGCCCAGCCCGAACTCGGGCCAGCGCAGCCACAGCGAGCTGCCGACGGGTGCGAGGCCGCGCGGGCCGAAGCCGGTGGCCTTGGCCGCGTGCGCCTCCAGGGACAGCGTGCAGCGGGCGGTGGCGCGGGCTTCGTCCAGGACCACGGTCACCTTGCGGGCGTGCTCTTCGGAGTTGGGGTCTCCGGCGTGCAGGCGGTAGATGGGGCCGACGACCAGCAGGTCCGGCATGACGGTCTCGACGCGGCGCATCAGCCAGGAGCGGCCCTCGGCGCGGGTCAGGTCGACGCCTTCGGGGCGGATGTCGATGTGGAGCTGGCCGCGCTTGACGGGGGTGTGCAGGCGCTCGGCGATGTTCATCAGGGCGCGGTAGTGGCGGCGGGACTGGCGGCCGGAGTTCTCGCAGTCCAGGACCAGGACGCGTTGCGGGCCGAGGTGGTTGGGCTCGTTGGGCTTGCTGGGGTGGGAGGCGAACGGCAGGACGCCGGCGGCCGCGGTGACGGCGAGCTGCCGCTGAAGGACGGACTTGCCGCCGCCCTCGCCTGCGGTCCAGATGATCCGGTCGGTGTGCTCGAGGAGGCCGGGCAGGACCCAGTCGTGGTCGGTGTCGTCGATGGCGAGGAAGTCGTGCATGTCGAGCACGGGCTGGTCTTCGCGGGCGCGGCCGGCGTCGCGGACGTCGCGGAGCTTGGCGACCGCGTGCTCGGCGAGGTCGCCGGCGTCGTCGTCGGTGGTGAGTTCCCAGGCGGCCTGGGCGATCTGCTGTCCGGCGGCGATGAGTTGGCGGCGCTGGGCCAGGTCGCGGATCCGGTCGGCGAGCCAGTCTGCGTTCAGGGCGTAGGTGCCGACCTCGACCAGGGTGTGCAGGTAGCCGACGCCGCCGATGCGCTGCAGGCCCCCGGAGCGCTGCAGGGCCGCGGTCAGGGTGATCGGGTCGATGGGCTCACCGTCCTCGGCGAGGTCGAGCATGGCGCGGTGGATGGTCTCGTGGCCGGGCCGGTAGTAGGCGCCCGGGTCGAGGCGCAGGTCGCGCAGCAGGCGCCTGGCGTCGTGGTGCAGGAGGATGCGGCCGAGCAGGCCCATCTCGGCGCCCAGGTCGTGGGGTTGCGCGCGGGCCCAGGGCTCCACCGCGAGGTCCTCGGGCGCGGGGGGCTGGTCGTCAGGCTCGGTGGTCATCAGAAGATCCCTTGGTCGGCCCAGCGCTGGTGGGCGGGCTGCTGGGGCCCGGCTGGCTGAGGGGTGTGCAGTTCGTCGTCGTAGCGCTCGGCGTTGAGCCAGCTGCTGGGGTGCGGGATGAACTTCGGGTCGGTGCCGGCGGCGGCGTGGAACGCCGCGTGCCGTGCGGCGGCGGCTACGAGGTGCTCGGGCTCGGCACCGCGAGCCAGCGCCTTGGTCCACGCGGTGCGGGCTGCGCCCTTGCCGACCCGGCGGGGGTAGGCAGTCCAGAACGCCTCGAAGGCGGCGTCGGGAGGCGGTGGCGATGCGCGCTGGGTCGGAGAGTTATCTCTCTTGAGGGGTATGAGGGGTAGGGGTCCGGGTTTCCCGGACCCTTTCGGGGTCAAATCCGGACCCTTTCGGTGAGTTGCGTCCGGAGAACCCGGACCCTTTCGGGCCTCATTGGGTCCGGGTTCTCCGGACGCAAACCCCTCATTGGGTCCTGGAGATCCGGACCCTATGGCGTCGTTTGGGTCCTGGAGATCCGGACCCAAACCGGGGTTTGCGTCCGGAGAACCCGGACCCTTTGGAGTGCTCGCGGCGGTGGCCAGGACGGGGATCCGGTAGACCGCGCGGCGCCCGCGGCGGCCGGCCTCGACCACCTCCAAGGCGCCCTTGGCCCGCAAGGCCTTGAGGACGTCGTAGCGGCTGGAGCGGCTCGGGATCCGCATCCGACGGACCGTGCTCGGGTCGTCCTCGACGCCCGGCCAGCAGACCCGGGTGGCGTCGTTGGCGTCTTCCGCGAGCACGCCGAGCACCCACGCCTCGCGATGCGTCAGCGTCGCGGGCGCGTGGTCCATCACCTCGGCGATCAGGCGGATTCCCACGTGTAGCGGCCCTTCGATGATGTGCGGCACGGTGCCGGTGATGGGCGCCCGCGGCGGAAGGCGTTCGGCCGCTCCCGCCACGGGCCGTCAGGGGGCGGCGATCAGCCCGGGAGTCGTCCCGCTCGCTTCTCGGCCAGCGCCAGCCGGACGAGGTCGGCCACGACGCTCAGCAGGGCGCACACGGACGCGGGGTACTGCTCATCGCCGGAGCTCAGCGCCGCGCCGAACAGGGCGGAGCAGGTGTCGGTGTCGCCGTTGCTGTAGGCCACCAGGAAGCGCAGCGCGAACGCCTGCGGGGGGTCGGCGGTCAGGGCGCCTGGGGTGGCTTCGGCCATTGCCCATATACCGTCCTCGCCCGGCGCCCGCTCGCCGTACAGCAGCGTCAGGGCGTGCCTGCCGGCCGTGGCGATGGCGCAGCAGACGCCGAACATGTCGGCGTTGGTGCCGTTCTGGCCGAGGGTCTCCAGCGCGGTAGCGGCCCGGTCAGCATCGCCATCGATGGCGTAGCCGATGGCTTCCTGGATCAGCGTCACGGTCTCGTCCTGGGTCATGTCACTCCGTCGAGGTGGGGCCGGGCGGCGCGCTGGCCGCCCGGCCGGGCGGGTCAGAACGGCGATTGATTGCTGTGCCACGGGTCGGCTGCGGCGCGTCGGCGCCATGACCGGCGGGGCAGCGGCAGCACGAGCACCGCGAGGTCCACGTCCCAGCAGGGGCACAGACATTCGTGGGTGCCGCCGTACTCGCCGGACTCGTCGGCGTAGTCCTGGCTCCAGCCGCCCTCGCCGCAGCAGTCCGGGCAGTCGGGGCGCGGGGTGTCGGCGACGTACAGGCCTCGGCGCGGCCAGTCGCGGCGGCCCAGCCGGTAGCGGCCAGCGGGCAACCGGAGCAGGAACCAGCCGGAGCCGTTCGGGCGAACCAGCTCCAGCGCGGGAACGGGGTCCTCGACACGGACGACGCGCCAGGCCGACCGCGAGCGCGGGGAGTTGCTCACCGCTGCCCCCGGTTCCGGCGCGTCGGGCGGCCCTGCCGGCGCTCGTAGCGGATCTGCTCGGCGTAGGCCTCGATGATGAGCAGCAGGACCAGGCCGCCGAGCGCCACCGCCCACCAGGCGCCGGCGCTCACAGCTCGCCGCCGGGCAGCGTGGTGGCCTCGGTCCAGCTCGCGCCCGCGTCCAGGGCGGCCCTGGCCTGCTCGCTGGTGACGTAGCCGGCAGCCGGGCGTTCGGCGATCCGGCTGCGGAGGTAGGCGACGGTGGAGGCCGGCTGGTAGCCCGGACCTTCGAGTAGGGCATCGAGGACGATCACGATCTCCATCGCTCGGTCCTCGAGTACCTGCTGCCGAGCCCGACCACCGGCGACGGTGGCGGCGTGCGGGAGGTCGAGTGCCTCGCGGACCGCCGTCAGGGCGTCCGGCATCCAGCCGGTGGCGTGGCGCTGCTCGTCGCGTGTGCGGTCGTGTGCGGCCTTCTCGTCCGCCAGCGCGGCGGTGAGCCGTCCGATCTCCGCCAGCAAGGCGGGGACGTCCTCGCGGGCGATCCTGGCTCCCCAGTCGGCCATGACGGCCGCTCCGGTGATCAGATCCGGGGTCCGCTGCTCCCACGCGAGAGCGAGCGTCTCGGCGCGAGCCCGCGTCTCCTCCACCCGCGCTGGCGTCAACGACTCCCGGGCGCTCACGCCGCCACCTCGATCCCCGTGACGGTGACGGCCGCCTGGACGGTGGCCGGCACGCTCGCGAGGAGCGTCACGCGCAGGCCGTCGCCGAGCTGCGCCGTGGCGGTCCGGATCGTGCGGGCGCCGTCGACGGCCTCGGTACGGCGGTCGCTGCTGCCGTGGGCGCCGAGCAGCTGGCGCCAGCAGTCCAGGGTGCGCAGCGCGCTGTCGTCGGCCGAGTAGAGCGTCCCGGTCACGACCGCGCCGCATACGGTCCAGATCGGCGCAGCGACCACACCGGCGGCCGTCGCGTTCTCGGTCAGGTCGACCAGCAGCGCGAGCGCGGCGGCCTGGGAGTGCAGTTCGGTAGGCTCGTTGATCACGGCCTGCCTCCTCGTTGTCTGTGGGTGATCGGTGGGCCGGGGCCGTCCCGGGTTGGCGCCAGGGGACGGCCCGCCCAAGTTCGTGGGAGCGTCAGGCGACGCGGCGACCGCTGTGCGCAGCCGGAGTGATCTCGCCAGCGGCAGAGATTCGGCGGATGTGCTCCGCCGTGAACTTCGTGCGGCCCGCGATGAAGGTGCAGGCGATGCGGCGGTCAGCGACCTGACCAGCCAGCCAGCGCTTCGAGACGCCCAGCAGATCGGCCACCTCGTCGATCGAGAAGTGCCGCAAGCCAGTGCTGTCGGGCGCTGTCTCCTTCTTCCTGCGCCCGGTCGTGGCCTTGGTAGTGGTCACGGCGTTGGTTTCCTCCCTGTTGATGGCGGCGACCGGCACGCCCAAGGCCGCTGCGATTCGTCGAAGGGTCGCCTCGCTCGCGCCTGCTTCTCCCCGTTCAAGCCGAGAGATGTGGCTGCTATCACACGAGGATCGGCCCGCGAGTTCATTGACGCTCATTTTCTGTGCGCCCCGCAGTGCCCTGATTGCCGTGCCGTTCGGTGTCACGAACAGAAAACTAACCCGCGCTCGTGCGAGAGACAACCCCTCCTGCACAGTTTTAGTGCATCCTGACCCATCGGGTCAGGATGGCACCCGTGCCACGTGCACCGCTTTGCCCAGTTTCATGCACCATAGATCCCTTGGTGCACACCCTTAATGGCAGGTCAAACGACTGAAACGGTGCTATCGCGTTGCGTAGTCGTGCTGCATGATGGAGGCATGACGCAAGACTGGGCCCGACTGGGCAGCGCGCTGCGCGCCGACCGTCAGGCAGCTGGCGACACGCAGGACAGCGTGGCCGAAGCGCTCGGGGTGCACCGCAACACGGTGACTGCAATCGAGGCAGGCTCCAGCCGCCGGATCACCAGTACGATCCGCGCCTACGCTCGTGAACTCGGCTGGGACGATGGCTCGGTCGAAGCGGTCCTCGCCGGTGGTGAGCCCTGTAGAACGGGCGTAGTTGAGGCCGTACCAGCACCGAGCAGCGCCGCCGAGGATCTCGCCCAGCGCCTGGCGGCGGTGCTCGTGGCACGCCTCCCCCAGCGCGCCCTCCAGGAGTTGAGCGACGGTCACGTGGTGGACTTCGACGTGGTCGACCTGCGGGAGGATGGTTCGGCCGCGATCCTCAACCTGGTGGTCGAGCGCGGGGCCGACCTGCCGCCAGCCGAGCAGATTCGTGATGATCTGCGGGAGTGGACGCACGTGCAGCGGGGCATGAGGCGCGTGGTGCAGGAGCGACAGCAGACACAGGCGATCGATCAAGTGTCTGATTAGCTTCACACAGAGCCGCCAGGCGAATACAGTGTGATCACCTGCGAGGAGGGTGGCACCGCTCGGCCAGGTGGTAAGGGGGAACCGCGCATGCCGCGGATCCACGTAGAGAGAGTGCCGTCGATTCCGCACGGTGGCACGGCGCTCCTCGACGTTGCGGACGATGTCAGTTCAGTGGACAGCACGGTGCCCGTTTGGGTCCTGGAGTCCGAGTTCACCGATGACGAGGCACGGCAGCTGGAGCAAGCGCTCCAGGAAGAAGCCGACCGCGCGGCCTGAGCCGCCAGCGTCAGAACGTAGATCAACACCACACGGCCCGGCAGGCCGGCGCCGGGGGGCGCCCCTGCCGGGCCGTGTGTTCTTCTTCGCCAAGGGGTGGCACATGGCCCACGCGTACAAGCGCGGGAAGTTCTGGCACGTCCGCTACAAGAAGCCTGACGGCAAGTGGGGCTCGGCATCCCGCGACGCGGATGGGACCCGCTTCGCCACCGAGCGCCTGGCCGAGAAGTACGGTCACGCCCTGGAGACGGACGTCGATCGGAAGGTCTTCATCAACCCGGTCGACGGCAAGGTGACGGTGAAGGCCTGGGCGGAGACCTGGCTCGACTCGATCGAGGTCGGCCCACTCAGTGAACGGGACTACCGCAGTCGACTGCGGGCGGCGATCATCCCGTACTGGGGCCACCTGGAGGTCGCCCAGATCACCACCGTGGCCTACAACACGTGGGTCAAGGGCATGCGCACAGCCGGCCGGTCGGCCAACTCAATCCGGGGCATCACCTCGGTCTTCCGGACGATGCTGGACGACGCGGTCCTGTCGAAGGTGATCGGCTCGAACCCTGTGCCACCGAAGAAGGCGGCGAAGCGCGGGAAGTTCAAGGGGAAGCCGAAGGAGGACGACGTCGTCATCGCGACGCCGCGCCAGGTGCTCCTCGCAGCCCGGAACGGACTGGCCCTTCGCGGACTCAGCCTCTACGCCCTGGTGCTCACCGTCTCGTACGCGCAGATGCGGATCGGCGAGGTCGCCGGCCTGCGCCGCGAGAACCTGCAACTAGTCGATGCGGGCGAGGGTGCGCGGATCGTCCTGGCCAAGCAGAGCCAGTACGTCGACGGCAAGCCCACACTGCTGGACCCGAAGTACGACAGCGATCGCGGCCTGATCATCCCGCCCTTCCTGGCCGAGATCCTGGCCCAGCTGCTCGCCTCTCACACGTCCGAGTGGGTCTTCACCGCGCCGAAGGGCGGGCGCCTGCTCATCGGCGGCGACTTCTACGCGGACACCTGGCGCCCGATGATCGACGGCCGCGCCCCGATCCCCAGCAGCCGCGGCCACAAGGCCCGGCCGGCCATACGGCCGGTGGCCGGGATTCAGGGGATGGTGCCGCACGGCTGTCGGCACTCGGGCAAGGTCTGGATGGACGAGGCCGGCGACATACCGCGCGTGGCCGTGGAGGAGCGCATGGGCCACACCCTTCCCGGCGTCGAGGGGACCTACTCGCACACCACGCTCGCCATGGAGAGACGGATCGCTGACCGCTTCCAGGCGCTGTGGGAGGAGTCCCAGCGGGTCGTGGTCGATCGCCGTGAGTTCGGCCCGATCCCGCCCCCGCGCGACGCTTCCGAGGGCATCGCGCAGAAATCCCGCAGTTGATCTTGGATGTCCGTTTTGGGGGAAACCAAGAGACCCCCTCTCGATCTCGTCGAGAGGGGGTCCCTTATTTGCCTTGACGTGGGAGTATGTCAGCCAGTGGGCAGGTTGCGGGCCATGACGATCCGCTGGACCTGGTTGGTTCCTTCGTAGATCTGGGTGATCTTGGCGTCGCGCATCATCCGCTCCACCGGGTAGTCACGGGTGTAGCCGTAGCCGCCGAGCAGCTGGACGGCGTCGGTGGTGACCTCCATCGCGACATCCGAGGCGAAGCACTTGGCGGCCGCGCCGAAGAAGGTCAGGTCGGCGTCGACACGCTGCGACTTGGCGGCGGCGGAGTAGGTGAGCTGGCGGGCCGCCTCCAGCTTCATCGCCATGTCGGCGAGCATGAACTGGACGCCCTGGAAGTCGCCGATCGGCTTGCCGAACTGCTTGCGCTCCTTGACGTAGCCGGCGGCGTAGTCGAGCGCGCCCTGGGCGATGCCCAGCGCCTGGGCGGCGATGGTGATCCGGGTGTGGTCCAGGGTCTTCATCGCGGTGGCGAAGCCGGTGCCCTCGGCGCCGATCATGCGGTCGGCCGGGATCCGGACGTTGTCCAGGTAGACCTCGCGGGTCGGCGAGCCCTTGATGCCCAGCTTCTTCTCCGGCGCGCCGAACGAGACGCCCTCGTCGCCCTTCTCCACCACGAAGGCGGAGATGCCCTTGGAGCGCTTCTCGGGGTCGGTGACCGCCATCACGGTGTAGAACTCGGAGACGCCGGCGTTGGTGATCCACCGCTTGACGCCGTTGAGCACCCAGAAGTCGCCGTCGCGCACCGCGCGGGTCTTCATGCCCGCCGCGTCCGAACCGGCGTCCGGCTCGGAGAGGCAGTAGGAGAACATGCCCTCGCCGCGGGCCAGCGCGCCCAGGTACTTCTGCTTCAGCTCCTCGGAGCCGGACAGCTGCACCGGCAGCGAGCCGAGCTTGTTGACCGCCGGGATCAGCGAGGAGGAGGCGCAGACCCGGGCGACCTCCTCGATCACGATGACGGTGGCCAGCGCGTCCGCGCCGGCGCCGCCGTACTCCTCGGGGACGTGCACCGCGTGCAGCTCGTTGGCCTCCAGCGCGTCCCGGGCCTCCTGCGGGAAGCGGCCGTGCTCGTCCACGTCCGCCGCGAACGGGGCGATCTTGGCCTCGGCGAGCGCGCGGACCGTCTCGCGGAGCATCTCGTGCTCCTCCGAGATCCGGAAGAGGTCGAAATCGGCGTTGCCAGCCATGGTCTGCTGCCCCTCTGCGAAACGACGTTAATTACCGTTAAGTAGTTACACATTCTAGGCCCGGGGGCCGCGATGAACAGACGTGACGTCGGTGACATGCCGATCGACGGATACCATCGGTGGCTGCACCTCGGTCCTGGTCCGGAGCACCGGTTCGAAGCCCTGACCCGTGGTCCTGGTTCGAAGTCCTTGTCCGATCCTGCTCTGCATGCCGGTCATACCCCGGCAGCCCGCGAAGGGGAAGCCCTGTGGCTCTGCGTATCTCGGTCATCGGCACCGGCTATCTCGGCGCCACCCACGCGGCCGCTCTCGCCGAGCTGGGCTTCGAGGTGCTCGGGCTGGACATCGACCAGGACAAGCTGGTCGCGCTGGCCGCCGGCCAGGTGCCGATGTACGAGCCGGGCCTGTCCGAGCTGCTGGTCAAGCACGTGGCCGGCCACCCCGGCTCGACCGGGCGGCTGCGCTTCACCTCCTCCCCCGAGGAGGTCGGCGAGTTCGCCGACGTCCACTTCATCTGCGTGAACACCCCGCAGAAGAAGGGCGAGTTCGCCGCCGACATGTCCTACGTCGACCTCGCGGTCGAGCAGCTCGCCCCGCACCTGACCCGCCCGGTCCTGGTGGTCGGCAAGTCCACCGTCCCGGTGGGCAGCGCCGGCCGGCTGGCCGAGCGGCTGACCGCGCTGGCGCCGGCCGGCGAGGGCGTCGAGCTGGCCTGGAACCCGGAGTTCCTGCGCGAGGGCTACGCGGTCGGTGACACCCTGCACCCCGACCGGATCGTGATCGGCGTGCGCGAGGGCGGCCGGGCCGAGGAACTGCTGCGCGAGGTGTACGCGACCCCGCTGGGCGAGGGCGTGCCGCTGGTGGTCACCGACTACCAGACCGCCGAGCTGGTGAAGGCCGCCGCCAACTCCTTCCTGGCCACCAAGATCTCCTTCATCAACGCGATGGCCGAGGTCTGCGAGAGCGCCGGTGCCGACGTGACGCAGCTGGCCAAGGCCCTCTCCTACGACGACCGGATCGGCGGTCGCTTCCTCAACGCCGGCCTCGGCTTCGGCGGCGGCTGCCTGCCCAAGGACATCCGCGCCTTCATGGCCCGGGCCGGCGAGCTGGGCGCCGACCAGGCGCTGACCTTCCTGCGCGAGGTCGACTCGATCAACATGCGGCGCCGCTCCCGGATGGTGGAGCTGGCCCGCGAGCAGTGCGGCGGCGGTTTCCTGGACCGCCGGGTGGCCGTGCTCGGCGCCTCCTTCAAGCCCGACTCGGACGACATCCGCGACTCGCCCGCGCTCAACGTGGCCGCCCAGATCCAGCTGCAGGGCGCCCAGGTCACCGTCTACGACCCCAAGGCGATGGACAACGCCCGCAAGATGTTCCCCTCCCTCTCCTACGCCGACTCGCCCAGCGAGGCCGCCGTCGGCGCCCATGTGGTGCTGCACCTGACGGAGTGGCAGGAGTTCCGCGAGCTGGACCCGGTGGCGCTCGGCGAACTGGTCGCCGAGCGGCGCGTGCTGGACGGCCGCAACGTGCTGGACGGCGCGCGCTGGCGCGCGGCGGGCTGGACGTACCGGGCGATGGGGCGGCCGAGCTAGTGCCGCGCGCGGCCGCAGGAATCGCGCGGCCGGGTGCGATGTTGCACCCGGCATGACCGACTTCCGCGACCCGGCCACCGTCCGCGAGATCCTCACCGGCACCGGGGACACCTGGGCCGTGGTGGGTCTGTCCACCAACACCCGCCGGGCCGCCTACGGGGTGGCCCAGGTGCTGCAGCGCTACGGCAAGCGGATCGTGCCGGTGCACCCCAAGGCCGAGACGGTGCTCGGCGAGCAGGGGTACGCCGCGCTGGCCGACATCCCCTTCGAGGTCGACGTGGTCGACGTCTTCGTGAACAGCGCGCTGGCCGGCAAGGTGGCCGACCAGGCGGTGGCCAAGGGGGCCGAGGCGGTCTGGTTCCAGCTGGACGTGATCGACGAGGCCGCCTACCAGCGGACCACGGCCGCCGGGCTGCGGATGGTGATGGACCGCTGCCCGGCGATCGAGATCCCGCGGCTGTAGCACTCCGGGCCGCGGTCAGCCGTCCAGCTGCTCCAGGGTGGCGATCGAGGGCTTGCGATCGCCGCCCAGCTCGCGGGCCACGTCCTCGGCGGCGCGCAGCACCCGCACCGCGTTGCCCCAGGTGAGCTTGCCGAGATCGGCCTCGGACCAGCGGCGGTCGAGGAGTTCGGCGACCAGGTTGGGGTAGCCGGAGACGTCGTCCAGGCCCGCCGGGGTGAACGCGGTGCCGTCGAAGTCACCGCCGATGCCCAGGTGGTCGATGCCGGCCACCTCGCGCATGTGGTCCAGGTGGTCGGCGACGGTGGCCGTGGTGGCGACCGGGCGCGGGGTGCCGGCCTCGAAGGCGTGCAGCACCCTCATCGCGTCGGGCGTGTGCGCCAGGGGGTGGAAGCCCGCCGCCTCCAGGGCCTGGGCGGCCTGGGCGTTCCAGCCGAGCGCCTCGGCCGAGATGAAGTGCGGCACGAAGGTGGCCATCGCCACGCCGCCGTTGCCGGGCAGCTGGGCGAGCACGTCGTCGGGGATGTTGCGCGGGTGGTCGTGCACCGCGCGCGAGGAGGAGTGCGAGAAGATCACCGGCGCCTCGGTGACCCGCAGCGCGTGGCGCATGGTGTCGGGCGAGGTGTGCGAGAGGTCGACCAGCATGCCCAGCCGGTTCATCTCCCGGACCACCTCCTCGCCGAAGCGGGTGAGGCCGTGGGCGGCCGGCTCGTCGGTGGCGGAGTCGGCCCACGGGACGTTGTCGTTGTGCGTGAGCGTCATGTACCGCACGCCCAGCTGGTGCAGCGTGCGCAGGGTGGCCAGCGAGCAGTTGATGCTGTGCCCGCCCTCGGCGCCCATCAGCGAGGCGATCCTGCCCTCGGCCCGGGCGGCCTCCATGTCGTCGGCCGTCAGGGCCAGCCGCAGCCGGTCCGGGAAGCGGGCGACCAGCGCGCGCACGAAGTCGATCTGCTCCAGCGTGGCGCTGACCGCGGCGTCCCCGGCCAGCTTGGCGCTGACGTAGACGGACCAGAACTGCGCGCCGACCCCGCCGGCCCGCAGCCGGTCGAGGTCGGTGTGCAGTCGGCCGCGCTGGTCGGCGGCCAGATCGATGGCGTCCAGGTCGTAGCCGACCTGGCTGCGCATCGCCCACGGCAGATCGTTGTGGCCGTCCACCACGGGGGCGGCGGCGAGCAGGGTACGGGCCCGTTCCAGCTGATCAGGGGTCATGGACCCCATCCTGCCTACCGGCTGAAGCCGAAGGAAGCGGAACCCGCCACCTTGGCGCGCAGCTTCTTGCCCTTCTCGGTGGCCTGGTGGTTCAGCTCGGCCTGGAACTCGGTCATCTTCTCGGTGAGCTCCGGGTCGAAGGCGGCGATCATGCGGACCGCCAGCAGGCCCGCGTTGCGCGCGCCGGCCACCGAGACGGTGGCCACCGGCACGCCGGCCGGCATCTGCACGATGGAGAGCAGGCTGTCCATGCCGTCCAGGTAGCGCAGCGGGACCGGGACGCCGATCACCGGCAGCGGGGTCACCGAGGCCAGCATGCCGGGCAGGTGGGCCGCGCCGCCGGCGCCGGCGATGATCGCCTTCAGGCCGCGCTGGTGGGCCTGCTCGCCGTAGCCGATCATCTCGCGCGGCATCCGGTGCGCGGAGAGCACGTTGACCTCGTACGGCACCTCGAACTCGTCGAGCGCCTGGGCGGCGGCCTCCATCACGGACC contains:
- the purE gene encoding 5-(carboxyamino)imidazole ribonucleotide mutase, which codes for MTNSATPLVGIAMGSDSDWSVMEAAAQALDEFEVPYEVNVLSAHRMPREMIGYGEQAHQRGLKAIIAGAGGAAHLPGMLASVTPLPVIGVPVPLRYLDGMDSLLSIVQMPAGVPVATVSVAGARNAGLLAVRMIAAFDPELTEKMTEFQAELNHQATEKGKKLRAKVAGSASFGFSR
- a CDS encoding dipeptidase, yielding MTPDQLERARTLLAAAPVVDGHNDLPWAMRSQVGYDLDAIDLAADQRGRLHTDLDRLRAGGVGAQFWSVYVSAKLAGDAAVSATLEQIDFVRALVARFPDRLRLALTADDMEAARAEGRIASLMGAEGGHSINCSLATLRTLHQLGVRYMTLTHNDNVPWADSATDEPAAHGLTRFGEEVVREMNRLGMLVDLSHTSPDTMRHALRVTEAPVIFSHSSSRAVHDHPRNIPDDVLAQLPGNGGVAMATFVPHFISAEALGWNAQAAQALEAAGFHPLAHTPDAMRVLHAFEAGTPRPVATTATVADHLDHMREVAGIDHLGIGGDFDGTAFTPAGLDDVSGYPNLVAELLDRRWSEADLGKLTWGNAVRVLRAAEDVARELGGDRKPSIATLEQLDG